GCTGAAGTTCGCCGAGTCCCGCAGCGAGGTGCGCGCCGAGCGCCGCCGCAAGCTGCGCAACCGGCTGATCGGCCTCGGCGCGGTGGTGGCGCTGGCCGCGGGCGGCGTCGGCGGCTACCTGTGGTTCACCGGCGACAAGCCGACCGCGGCCGCCGCGGCCGGCGGGCGCCAGGTCAACGTCGTCCACCTGCGCGACCTGCAGGGCAAGGTGTCCAGCGCGCTGCTGGTCGACGACGCCTCCGGCAAGAAGGGCACCGTGCTGCTGCTGCCCGACAATCTGCGGCTGCCCGGCCCCGCCGACCCGCTGGTCACCACCGTCGGCCAGGCCATGGACACCATCGGCGCCTCGGCGACCCGCGACGGCCTCTCCACCGTGCTCGGCGCCCAGGTGGCCGGCACCTGGCGGCTGGACACCCCGTACCTGGAACTGCTGGTCTCCCAGCTCGGCGGCGTCCGGGTGGACACCAACGCCGAGACCCACGAGGGCGGCAAGCCGGACGGCAAGCTGCTCTCCGCGGCCGGGAAGAACACCATGCTCAGCGGAAAGGCCGCGGTCGCCTACGCGACGCTGCAGAACGCCGGGGAGGGCCGGGACGCCCAGCTGGCCCGGTTCGGGCAGGTCATGGAAGCGGTCGTGCGCACTATGCCGACCGAGTTCAAGGACGCCAAGGACGACGTGCACCGGATGAACGCGGTGCTCGACCCCTCCCTGCCCGAGGACGCCCTCGCCGGGGTGCTCGCCCAGCTCGCCCAGCAGGCGAAGGACGGCCACTTCGGCACCACCGCGCTGACCGTCAAGCCGGACGGCAGCCTGGACGAGGCGACCGCGGGCAAGCAGGTCAAGGACGTGCTGGGCGGGACCGTGAAGTCCGCGACCGCCGCGGACGCCCCGGCCCGGGTGGCACTGCAGGACGCCAGCGGCAACGACGCGGCGGCCGCCGCCGCGCAGGTCCAGATCGTCAACTCGGGCCTGACCTTCATCCCGGGCGGCGCCAAGAGCGCGGCGCAGGCCACCAGTGAGATCCGCTACACCGACGACGCCCGCCAGGGCGCGGCGAAGTCGCTGGCGACCAGCCTCGGCCTGCCGGACACGGCGGTGAAGAAGGTGACCGGCGACACCCAGAACGCGGACCTGCTGGTCGTGCTCGGCAAGGACTACCAGCCGCCGAAGAACCAGTAGGGCGGCGGCCGGATCGTCCCCGGGCGGTCCGTCGGGTCCGTCCCGAGGCGGCGCGGCGGCCCTGAGCGAGGCGGTACGGCGGCCCGGGGGCCCGGAAATCGGTTCCGGGCCCGCCCGGGCGGCGTGAGATCCTGGAAGGCGACCCCGGCCCCGCGCCGGGGCGCCGCCCCAACGCCGCCGAGCCGGAAGAACACCGTGACCGTCACCGACCACAGCCAGCAGCTCATCACCGTCGCCGCCCAGGCGGCGGCCGACAAGCTGGCCCACAACATCATCGCGTTCGACGTCAGCGAGGTGCTGTCGATCACCGACGCCTTCCTGATCGCCTCCGCGAACAACGACCGCCAGGTCCGCGCGATCGCCGAGGAGATCGAGGACCAGCTGCGCGAGCAGCTGGACATCAAGCCGGTGCGCCGCGAGGGCGAGCGCGAGGGCCGCTGGATCCTGCTCGACTACCTCGACATCGTCGTGCACGTCCAGCACTCCGAGGAGCGCTCCTTCTACTCGCTGGACCGGCTCTGGAAGGACTGCCCCGAGCTGCCCATCCCCGAGGAAGCCCTGGCCTCGCGCAACCGCCCCGACGCCCACACCGACGAGGCCGGCAACGCCGTCGCCCCCGCCGACGACTTCGGCAAGCCCGAGGACCTGCACTGAGCCGCGGTGCGCGAGGCCCGCGCATTGTCTTCTGGCGGCACGGCCAGACGTCCTGGAACCTCGAATCGCGGTTCCAGGGCACCACGGACATCGAGCTGACCGGGCAGGGCGTCCTGCAGGCCCAGCGGGCGGCCCGGCTGCTCTCCGGGCTCCGCCCCGACCTGCTGATCTCCTCGGACCTCAAGCGCGCCCGCCGCACCGCCCAGGAACTGGCCGCGGTCACCGGACTCGACGTGACCCACCACGAGGGCCTGCGGGAGACCTACGCGGGCTCCTGGCAGGGCCTGACCAACGCCGAGATCCGTGAGCGCTACCCGGAGGAGTACGCGGCCTGGGCGGCCGGCGAGCCGGTGCGCCGCGGCGGTGGCGGGGAGCTCGCCACCGAGGTCGCCGACCGCTCCGTCCCGGTGGTGCTGGAGGCCGCGGCCAAGCTGCCGGAGGACGGCACCCTGGTCGTGGTCAGCCACGGCGGGACGATCCGCACCATGCTCGGACGGCTGCTCGACCTGGAGCCGGCCCAGTGGGAGTGCTTCGGCGGGCTGTCCAACTGCTGCTGGTCGGTGCTCGGCCGGGGGGCGCGCGGCTGGCGCCTGCTGGAGCACAACGCGGGCACGCTCCCGCAGCCGGTCATCGGCGACGACACCTGACACCTGACACCTGACACCTGCCGGCTGACGGCTGCCGGCTGACGGCTTCGGCCGAGGGCGGCACCCGGGGGCCTCGGAGCGGCCGCACCGCAGGGCCCCTGAGGGGGGCGCTGCGGGGCCCGGAGGGGGCGCTGCGGGAGCGGATTTCGCAGTTCCGGCCCTGACCAGCTAGAGTCTTCCTCGTTCGCAGGGAAGGAACGCGGCCCGGAAGGGAAGCGGGAGATCCGGTGAGTGCGGGGCTATAGCTCAGTTGGTAGAGCGCTTGCATGGCATGCAAGAGGTCTGGGGTTCAATTCCCCATAGCTCCACTCCGCATCGGCGGTCGTGGTCAGCCAGGGTCGCCCGTGTCGCGGGGCTATAGCTCAGTTGGTAGAGCGCTTGCATGGCATGCAAGAGGTCTGGGGTTCAATTCCCCATAGCTCCACAGCAGTTCGGGAGGCCGTCACCCAACGGGTGGCGGCCTCCCGGCATTTCGGGGCCGGGCTGCCCCGGCCTTCGGGCGCCCCGGGGCCAGGGTGCCCCGGCCTTCGGGCATCCCGGCCCGGGGTGCTCGCTCGGGCGCTCACTGCTCGCAGGTGTGCGTCCAGCCGCCCGGCGGCAGCGACCCCAGCCGCTCGACCCGCTCCCGGTCCTGCGCACTCGCCGGCACGTAGACCACGATGTAGCACTCCTGCACACCGGGCATCGTCAGATAGGTGGCGTTCAGCCGCAGCAACCCGACCTCCGGGTGGCGGAAGACTCGCAGCCAGGTCTCCGGCGGAGCGACCTCCTGGCGCGCCCACAGCTCCCGGAACTCCTCGCTGCGCGCCGACAGCCGCTGCACGTGCTCCTCCCAGGCCGGCTCGCCCACGTGCTTGCCGTAGGCCGCGCGCAGCACCGCCACCATCCGCGGCAGGGACTCCTCCCGGTTGCCGCACGGATTGCAGCACGGCGGGGCCACCAACATGCACCACAGGCTGTTGAAGAACGCCCCGTGGGACGGCCGCATCCGCTCGGTGCCGAACAGCGAACGGTACGGCCCGTTGAAGCTCAACACGTCGAAACGGGTGTTGGAGACCGCCGCCGGCAGCGGGGCCAGCGAGTCCAGGATCACCTGGATCGACGGGCTCAGCTCCGGCGGAGCCGGCTGCGGGAACCGCGAGGGCGCCATCCCGGCCAGCCGGAACAGGTGCTCGCGCTCGGTGCCGTCCAGCCGCAGCGCCCGTGCCACCGCCAGCAGCACCTGCTCGCTCGCGTTGATCGGGCGCCCCTGCTCCAGCCACGTGTACCAGGTCACCCCCACCCCGGCGAGCTGCGCGACCTCCTCGCGCCGCAGCCCCGGCGTACGGCGCCGCAGCCCCGGCACCAGCCCGACGTCCTCCGGGGTCACCCGCGCCCGGCAGGCCTTCAGGAAACGGGCCAGCTCGGTACGGCGGCGGTCACGCCCGGTCGCGCCGGTCGGCAGTTCCTCCAGGACGGTCATGCCCACCATCGTGCCGCAGGCCCGCCGGGCGATACAGGTGCTGCCAGTACCAGGATCCGCAGGCTCTAACCACCAGTACCGGTACGGCCCCACGCTGGTACCCATGACGGACCTTCAGATCCGGCCCGGCGCGGCCGCAGGCACCACCCGGCCCCCGGCCGTACGGCCCGGGCTGCTCCTCGCGCTCGTCCTGTGCGGGCAGTTCATGGCCGTGCTCGACGTCTCCATCGTCAACGTCGCCGTGCCCACCATCCGCACCGACCTGGGCGCCTCCGGGGCCGCCCTGCAACTGATCATCGCCGGCTACACCATCGCCTACGCCGTCCTGCTCATCACCGGCGCCCGCCTCGGCGCCCGCTACGGCTACGGCCGGCTCTTCCAACTCGGCCTCGCCGCCTTCACCGCCACCTCGCTGGCCTGCGGCCTCGCCCCGTCCACCGGGTGGCTGATCGCCTTCCGGCTGCTCCAGGGCGCCGGCTCCGCGCTGATGGTGCCCCAGGTGATGAGCCTGATGCAGCGCACCTTCACCGGCACCGCCCGCACCCGTGCGCTCGGCCTCTACGCGGCGGTGCTGGCCGGGGGCATGGCGCTCGGCCAGGTGCTCGGCGGCGTGCTGGTCAGCGCCGACCTGTTCGGCAGCGGCTGGCGGCCGGTGTTCCTGGTCAACGTGCCGATCGGGGTGCTGCTGCTGGCGGCCGGCGCCCGACTGCTGCCCCGACTGCCCGGCGACGCCTCGCGCGGCTTCGACATCCCCGGCCTGGTGGCGCTGGGCACGGCACTCGGCCTGCTGGTGGTGCCGCTCGTCCTCGGCCACGAACTCGGCTGGCCCGCCTGGGGCTGGGCGATGATCGCCGGCAGCGTGCTGATGTTCGGCCTGTTCGTGCTGGTCGAGCGCCGGATCGCCCGCCGCGGCGGACAGCCGCTGATCTCCGGCCGGGTGCTGCGCGCGCCCGGGCTGCGGCCGGCGGCGGCCGGGCTGTTCTCGATCATGGCGGCCTTCGCGGGCTTCATGTTCGCCTTCGCCCTGCACCAGCAGGCCGGGCTCGGCCACAGCGCGCTCAAGGCCGGGCTCTGCTCGGCGCCCGTCGCGATCGGCTTCGGCCTGTCCAGCATGCACTGGCACCGGCTGCCCGGACGGCTGCACGGTGCCATGCCGGCGCTCGCCGCGGTCCTGGTCGGCGGCGGCTACCTGCTGCTCGGGGTGCTCCTCGGCGGCGGCGCCGAGATCGGTGCCGGGGAGCTGGTGGAGATGGCCCTGCTCGGCCTGGCCGCCGGCTGCGCGTACTCACCGCTGTTCGCCCGGGCCCTCGCGGGGGTGGCGCCCGAGGACGCGGCCGATGCCAGCGGGGTGATGGTGACGGTCATCCAGCTCGGGCAGGTGATCGGGGTCGCGGTGCTCGGCTCGGTCTTCCTCGGGCAGGTCGACCTGCCGGCGCCGGCCGCCGAGTCGGGGCACGCGCTGCTGATCACCCTGGCGGTCGACGCCGTCGCGGGGGCGGCCGCCGCGGGCTTCGCCGTGCGCAGCCGGCGGGCAGCGCGGTAGGGGGGCGGCGGGGGTCCGGCGCGGGCCTCGTTGCGGGCCTCGTTGCGGAGCTTGCTGCGGGCGTCGCGGCGGGGCTCGCTGCGGGGCGCTGCGGGGCTCGTCTCGGGCCTCGTCGAGGAGCTCGGGAAACGGATTTCTGGACCACGCCCCGGACCGTGTAAAGTAGTCGATGTCGCCGAGGGAAACCGGAAGGAAACGACCGAAACCCCGGTGACATCGCAGGTCAAGGGGCTATAGCTCAGTTGGTAGAGCGCTTGCATGGCATGCAAGAGGTCTGGGGTTCAATTCCCCATAGCTCCACAGCAGTCGAGAGCCGCCTCCCGGAAACGGGGGGCGGCTCTTCGCCGTTTCGCCCGTGCGACCGGCGGCAGGGACGGGAATCCCGCTACCGTCGTGCCATGGCCGATCTGGAGCGAAGGCGGAACGAGGAACTGGCCCGGATACTCCACCAGCTCGGCTGGAGTCCGGAACGGCTCGCCCGCGAGGTGAGCCTCGCCCTGCCGCCCGGCCTGGCCATCAGCTCCACCGCCCCCTACAAGTGGCGCGACCGCGGCATGGTGCCCCGCAGCCCGCACGACCAGGCGGTCTGCGAAGTGCTCAGCCGCACCCTCGGCATCGCCGTCACCTACGAACAGCTCTGGGGCCGCATGGGCGGCCACCGCGGAGCCAAGATCCTCTCGCCCCGGCTGCTCACCGATCCGTGGACCGCCGACACCGCCCAGACCGCGCTGCGCGAGGCCGCCACCGACGCCGGGCCCGTCCGCCTCACCGACCTGTTCCGCAACGCCGACCTCGACCAGGCCGCCGCCCGGCTCGCCTCCCCGCCCCCGCCCGTCGCGGGCGGCGAAGGCGCCCTGCGCGTCGAGCCCGGCCTCGTCGGCGAACTCGGCCTCTCCTACCGCAGCAAGCAACGGCTCGAACGCTCCTGTGGCGGCGGCCTCGTCCTCGGCCCCACTCGGGCCGAACTCGCCATGCTGGCCAAGCTGTTGGAACTCGGCGCGTACGACGAGCGGCTCGGCCGGGAGCTGTACGGCACGGCCAGCAGCCTCGCCCGGCTGGCCGGCTGGGCCGCGTACGACCTCGGCCACGACGCGGCCGCCCAGCGCGCCTTCGTCGCCGCGCTGCGCGCCGCCCACGTCAGTGGCGACCCCCGGCTCGGGGTCGCCGTGCTCGGCGCCCTGGTGGTGCTCGCCACCCAGGGTCCGGGCGGGCGCGGCCTGGACGCCGTCTCCGCCCTCGAAACCGCCCTGGAGGTCCACGGTGCCGCGCTCGGCCCCACCGGGCGGGCCCGCCAGCTCGGCCGGCTCGCGCGCGCCCACGGCCGCCGGGACGAGGCCCAGCGGGCCGAGGCCGCCGCCGCCCGGGCCTTCGCCGAACTGGACCGCGTGCCCGGCACCGACGAGGCCCGCGCCTCCCTCGCCGGGATGGTCGGCGAGGCGCGGCTCGCGCTCGGCCAGCACCGGATGGCGAAGGGGCTGCTCGCCGAAGCCGTGGCCGGGCTCGGGCCGGGGCGGGCACGTTCCAAGGCGCTGCTGATGGTGCGCCTCGCCGAGACCCACCGGCAGCTCGGCGACCAGCGGGAGGCGGCCCGCACCGCGGCGCTGGCCCGCTCCCTCGCGGCGGGGATGCAGTCGGAGCGGTTGGCGAAGGCGCTGCGGGACTTCGACGCGGCGGGGCGGGCGGGGGCGCGGTGAGGGTGGCGCGCTGCGGTGGCGGTGCTGCGGAGTGCTGGGGCTGTGGTGCGGCGTGGCGGTGCGGTGAAGGTGCGGTGGCGGGCTGAGGCGCTGACGCCGCTGTTCGTACGGGCGCCCGGG
The genomic region above belongs to Streptomyces sp. 1331.2 and contains:
- a CDS encoding helix-turn-helix transcriptional regulator, with the protein product MTVLEELPTGATGRDRRRTELARFLKACRARVTPEDVGLVPGLRRRTPGLRREEVAQLAGVGVTWYTWLEQGRPINASEQVLLAVARALRLDGTEREHLFRLAGMAPSRFPQPAPPELSPSIQVILDSLAPLPAAVSNTRFDVLSFNGPYRSLFGTERMRPSHGAFFNSLWCMLVAPPCCNPCGNREESLPRMVAVLRAAYGKHVGEPAWEEHVQRLSARSEEFRELWARQEVAPPETWLRVFRHPEVGLLRLNATYLTMPGVQECYIVVYVPASAQDRERVERLGSLPPGGWTHTCEQ
- a CDS encoding LCP family protein; protein product: MSERSGGQQQPEEWSTGQYQQPYQGYRQQPGQPYEQHGQHGQHGPYEQQGQQGQQGPYEQQERYDQYDQYGQPVYGQGSYGGYQEQQPYQQQAYQGYQEPGQFPQHQQQHYGEYDQYGQPVQPGRPVQGYQEQGGYGYQEPSYGYDGYQQQPYQAAQAAPAEPVVAEPEPAPAPAAPAPAAVPPRPRVPRPAAAAAPAKPEAPSEQVAGARSGKAGSKASRDGYTTGEFAFAEEEAEETEDVIDWLKFAESRSEVRAERRRKLRNRLIGLGAVVALAAGGVGGYLWFTGDKPTAAAAAGGRQVNVVHLRDLQGKVSSALLVDDASGKKGTVLLLPDNLRLPGPADPLVTTVGQAMDTIGASATRDGLSTVLGAQVAGTWRLDTPYLELLVSQLGGVRVDTNAETHEGGKPDGKLLSAAGKNTMLSGKAAVAYATLQNAGEGRDAQLARFGQVMEAVVRTMPTEFKDAKDDVHRMNAVLDPSLPEDALAGVLAQLAQQAKDGHFGTTALTVKPDGSLDEATAGKQVKDVLGGTVKSATAADAPARVALQDASGNDAAAAAAQVQIVNSGLTFIPGGAKSAAQATSEIRYTDDARQGAAKSLATSLGLPDTAVKKVTGDTQNADLLVVLGKDYQPPKNQ
- a CDS encoding histidine phosphatase family protein; amino-acid sequence: MSRGARGPRIVFWRHGQTSWNLESRFQGTTDIELTGQGVLQAQRAARLLSGLRPDLLISSDLKRARRTAQELAAVTGLDVTHHEGLRETYAGSWQGLTNAEIRERYPEEYAAWAAGEPVRRGGGGELATEVADRSVPVVLEAAAKLPEDGTLVVVSHGGTIRTMLGRLLDLEPAQWECFGGLSNCCWSVLGRGARGWRLLEHNAGTLPQPVIGDDT
- a CDS encoding MFS transporter is translated as MTDLQIRPGAAAGTTRPPAVRPGLLLALVLCGQFMAVLDVSIVNVAVPTIRTDLGASGAALQLIIAGYTIAYAVLLITGARLGARYGYGRLFQLGLAAFTATSLACGLAPSTGWLIAFRLLQGAGSALMVPQVMSLMQRTFTGTARTRALGLYAAVLAGGMALGQVLGGVLVSADLFGSGWRPVFLVNVPIGVLLLAAGARLLPRLPGDASRGFDIPGLVALGTALGLLVVPLVLGHELGWPAWGWAMIAGSVLMFGLFVLVERRIARRGGQPLISGRVLRAPGLRPAAAGLFSIMAAFAGFMFAFALHQQAGLGHSALKAGLCSAPVAIGFGLSSMHWHRLPGRLHGAMPALAAVLVGGGYLLLGVLLGGGAEIGAGELVEMALLGLAAGCAYSPLFARALAGVAPEDAADASGVMVTVIQLGQVIGVAVLGSVFLGQVDLPAPAAESGHALLITLAVDAVAGAAAAGFAVRSRRAAR
- the rsfS gene encoding ribosome silencing factor, whose translation is MTVTDHSQQLITVAAQAAADKLAHNIIAFDVSEVLSITDAFLIASANNDRQVRAIAEEIEDQLREQLDIKPVRREGEREGRWILLDYLDIVVHVQHSEERSFYSLDRLWKDCPELPIPEEALASRNRPDAHTDEAGNAVAPADDFGKPEDLH